The following are encoded in a window of Manduca sexta isolate Smith_Timp_Sample1 unplaced genomic scaffold, JHU_Msex_v1.0 HiC_scaffold_2644, whole genome shotgun sequence genomic DNA:
- the LOC119192339 gene encoding LOW QUALITY PROTEIN: synaptic vesicle glycoprotein 2C-like (The sequence of the model RefSeq protein was modified relative to this genomic sequence to represent the inferred CDS: deleted 1 base in 1 codon), with protein MMNGVDKMASKDKFSTMSLDDAMMLAGFGTYNILHMLMSGVILMGMIMQSLALGYILPAAQCDLSLTLQQRGWLAAIPFLAIILTSYFWGWLADTQGRRPVMLFSMIISAVFSVFASFSPDIISFGVLQFISAIFMAGSSAVVYTYLGEFNNLRHRDKMVAFGSSFVGIGTVILPCVSWLILPQEFAFPISFLDIYYRPWRLLIVACAIPFALASVLLLFAPESPKFLFATGQHADALEVVKKIYAVNNRAPAEEFPVKSLSTANFLYKASDSKGIAAIWNSMKEQTIPLFKMPLVPWTLLTCFVQFGIFATYVSFLVLPLKVKQSR; from the exons GGTTCGGCACTTACAACATCCTGCACATGCTGATGAGTGGCGTGATCCTCATGGGCATGATCATGCAGAGTCTGGCCCTCGGCTACATC CTGCCGGCTGCGCAGTGTGACCTCAGCCTCACACTGCAGCAGCGAGGGTGGTTAGCAGCCATACCTTTCCTAG CTATAATTCTGACGTCATATTTCTGGGGCTGGCTGGCTGACACGCAGGGTCGCAGGCCGGTGATGTTGTTCTCCATGATCATATCAGCTGTGTTCTCTGTATTCGCCAGCTTCTCGCCTGACATCATTTCCTTTGGTGTCTTGCAGTTTATTTCGGCTATATT CATGGCTGGCTCATCGGCCGTGGTGTACACATATCTGGGAGAGTTCAACAATCTCCGACACAGGGACAAGATGGTCGCCTTCGGGTCTTCCTTTGTGGGCATCGGGACTGTCATATTGCCTT GTGTATCTTGGTTGATCCTCCCTCAAGAGTTCGCGTTTCCCATAAGTTTCCTGGACATCTACTACCGTCCCTGGAGGCTGCTCATCGTGGCCTGCGCTATTCCCTTCGCACTGGCCTCTGTGCTCCTTCTCTTTGCTCCGGAGAGTCCCAAGTTCTTGTTCGCGACGGGACAGCATGCTGATGCTTTGGAAGTGGTGAAGAAGATTTATGCCGTTAATAACAGAGCGCCTGCGGAAGAATTTCCA GTGAAATCTCTTTCAACCGCTAACTTCTTGTACAAAGCGAGCGACAGTAAGGGAATAGCGGCTATATGGAACTCCATGAAGGAGCAGACCATTCCGCTGTTCAAAATGCCACTAGTACCTTGGACTCTGCTTACTTGCTTTGTGCAGTTCGGAATTTTCGCTACGTACGTTTCTTTTTTAGTCTTACCACTAAAAGTAAAACAATCCAGATAG